The Staphylococcus sp. 17KM0847 DNA segment TTGCCTTTAATCGCCGAATCAATGTAATACCATTCATCTCAGGCATAACAAGGTCTACTAATATCAACTCTGGTTGCACATCTTTCGTCTCTAATGACTCTAGCAAAGCGTAACCACTATTAAAACTTCCTACAACCTCAATAGACTCCCGTGTTGAAAGCAAAAACTCTAACCCTTGTCTTACAATATAATGATCATCTACTAAAGCGATTTTAGTCATCGATTTCTCCTTTCTATTCTAATGTTTATATGGAACTTCAATATGCAGTACCGTACCTTTATCTGTTTGTAATACGATCTGACCTTTTAACATTTTTACACGCTGTTTGATATTTGCAATGCCATGATGGGTACGTTCATCAATATAATCAATATTAAATCCCGGTCCCTTGTCACTAATCGTCATTTCAAATTTTTCATTGTCTTGTGCGAGCTCAACAAACACTTTATTCGTACCTGCATGCTTTTTCGTATTATTCATGGCCTCTTGAATAATGCGATAGATATTCGTTTCAATTTTATTTTCAAGATCAATTAACCCAAAAACGGAAACATCAATTTCAATATCAATTAGTGTCGCATATTGTTTTAATGCATGTATTAATCCTTTCTCTAAGCCTACTGGTTTTAATTGCCAAATCAATGCACGCATTTCATTCACTGCATTTTGGCTTGTCATCTCTATTTGAGAAAATGCTCGCTTTGATACATCATCTTGTGCCATTTGCCCTGCTGCATGCGCTGTTAATTTTAAAGAAAATAACATTTGGTTGACTGAATCATGCAAGTCACGTGCTAAACGATTACGTTCATTAATACGTGCGGCTTCTTTTTCTTGATCTGTTAAATCGATACGCTTAATCGCTGAACCAATTTGTAACGCTACAGATTCCAGCAATTCTAAGTCTTCATCACTATAATGTGTTGTATGTGGCGTCGCAACGTTTAACAAACCAAATTGTTCTGATCCTGAGCGCAATGGAACGGTAGCATGATGCGTAATATCTTCCGTCTCTTCAGCGAACTCATGGCTTGCAAGATTAATACGTGAACAACTTATGATATTAGAAGCCTTTGTTAATTTTTTATTGTGATAAGATTGAACACACCAACACGTTCCTTCAACCATATACTTACAATGATGATTCGTTAATGCTTTAGGTAAAGCGCGATGTGCCGATAATGTATGTGCTCCATCTTCATCTATAAAGAAAACCCACCCTGTTGAAAAGTCGCTCCCTTCTATTAAATAATCTAATGCACCATCTAACATAGACTGAAGCTCCGTCTCCTCATTCAAAAATTCAGCGATTTCTTTGAGTAATGCCAATCGTGTCGGTTTTTCCATTTACTCATCTCCTATGTCTCTATCATCTTGTATTATACATCTTCACCTCTAACGTGAAAAACATCTCGATCAGTCACGGATACTTGATTTTATGTTATGATAGAGGCATTAAGGAGGTCATTATGAAAATTATCGTTCCTCAATCATTTGACAACATGACGATTCGAACAATGTTTCAATCGTTAAAATTACCAAAAAAAGAAATGCACCAATTAAATATGTCTAAAACAATCACTGTTAATGGAGAATCTGCACATTTTAATACAACAATACATACTGGGGATCAACTTGTGCTACCTTCATCAGAAGCTAAAAGCCAATATTTACCAAGTTATCGCTATGCTAATATTGTTTATGAAGATGATGATTTAGCAATTGTTTTGAAACCTAAAGGCGTAAAAACACATCCAAATGATTTAAAAGAAAGTAATACCTTAATGAATCATATTATTTATACACTGAATTGCCCTTATGTTGAGCCTATCCACCGCTTAGATCAAGAAACAGTAGGATTACTTATCGTTGCTAAAAATCCTCTCGTAAAAAAGATACTTGATCGCATGTTAGAAGATAATCAAATCCATCGTATTTACCGTGCACAAGTTAAAAGTCTATTACCTATCAAACCGCAGACGATTGATATGCCTATTGGTAAAGATAAATTTCATCCCAACAAACGCCGTGTTTCTCCAACAGGACAAAGAGCTATAACACACATTATAGAATCTGAAATGATTAAAGAGGGTGTTTGTCAATTATATGTAAAGTTAGATACAGGACGAACACATCAAATTCGTGTACACTTAGCAGCCATTGGTCATCCCGTATTGGGTGATCCCTTATACAGTGATTCGACATTACGACAGCTTAAACTTGAAAGTTATCGTATTACATTTATTCATCCTTTTACACAACAAGAAATTTCTGTCTCATTGGATGATGTTGTGTAATAAATCAAAAAGTTCACTATGATTGTAACATCATTAGTGAACTTTTTGATTTACCTTTTCAATTTTTTACGAAATCGACTCATCCAACTAGAAGATGGGCGAACAGGTTGTCCTGTTTCTACCATATTTTCTTTTTTTAATTGAATTCCATACGTCATCGCTTCATTCATTAAATACTCTTGAGCGTTTAATGGTTCTAAATTATTTTCAACATAATGATAAACACCATAACGATCTTGATAGCGTGCTTTTTGGTTGTCTGAAAGTTGTAAATTCATATAATCGACTAAACGCTGTGCAATCTGCTTATTTAAAATAGGGAATAAAATCTCTACACGCTTAATCATATTACGTGTCATCATATCAGCAGATGATAAATAAATACGTTCATCCCCATTGTTATAGAAATAATAAATACGCGAATGTTCTAATAAACGTCCTACAATACTGATAACTTCAATATTTTCACTCACTCCAGGAATTCCCGGTTTCAAACAACAAATACCTCGAATGATTAACTGTATTTTAACGCCTGCTTGTGATGCTTCAAACAGCTTTTTAATCAATGCTTTATCAGTTAATGAATTCATTTTCATCATCATCTTACCATTGCCATATTTTTTATGACTTTCAATTTCTTCGTCGATCCGCTCAATAAATAAATCACGAATTTCATACGGTGCCACAATCAATTCTTGATAATCTGGCTTAATAGAATAGCCACTCAAATAGTTAAAGAAACTCATCGCATCTTGTGCAATTTGTTTATTTGTCGTAATGATTCCCATATCTGTATACAATTTAGCAGTCTTATCGTTATAGTTCCCCGTTCCTAGATGAACAAACGGTACAAGTTGACCATTCATACGTTTAACAACTAACGTAATCTTGCTATGCGTCTTTAGATGTGTCATTCCATACATCACATGACACCCTGCCTCTTCAAGCATACGTGCCCAATGTACATTATTCTCTTCATCAAATCGTGCCTTGAGTTCAACAAGAACTGTAACTTGCTTGCCGTTTTCAGCAGCATTTTTAAGTGCTTCTATAATAGGAGAGTCGCTACTTACACGATATAATGTTTGTTTGATTGCCATTGTATTTGGATCTTCTGCCGCTTCTGTAATAAAATCAACAATTGGATCAAAAGATTCATAAGGATGATGAAAAAATATATCTCGTTTTAATGCTAAATCATATACATTATTGTCTCCTAATGACTGTGGCATTTGAGGTGTATAACGCGAATATTTCAAATCTCTCAGTTTATTAGAGAGATGTCCTACAAGCTCAAATACCATCGTTAAATCAAGTGGACCATCTGTATAATATACGTCTTCATGACCTAACTCTAGTGTCTCAATGAGCCAGTCCATATTCATATTATGCTGACCACGATTATCAATTTCTAAACGGACTGCTGCACCACTTTTACGCTCTTTCAAAAAACGCTCTATCTCAATTAATAAATCTTCTGCACCATCTTCATGAATCGTCAAATCTGCATTGCGCGTAATTCTAAATGTGTATGTGCTAACAATCTCATACCCTCTAAATAAATACCCCATAAAATACGTAATAATATCTTCAATTAAAATGATATATTGTTTGTTTCCTTCATTAATGGTAGTGAAACGATCTAACAATGTTGGGATCTGTACAATCGCTGAATTAATCTCATTTCCTGTATCAATATCTACAAAAATATTTAATGTTTTATTATTTAACTTTGGAAATGGACGATATGCATCAATGCCTAGTGGTGTTAGTGTCGGTAAAATTTCATCTAAAAAGATGGTTTCTAGTCGCTCTATTAATGTTTCATTCAAAGCATCTGGCTTCACTAAAAATACATCATATGCTTTGAGTTCTTCAATGAGTTCATTGAATCGGTGATATTGGAATGAGACATTTTGTCGGTTTTTTCTTTCTATTGCTTCAAGCTGTTCAGATGGCGTTAGTTGAGATTTATTTTCTGGCTTGTCATATCCCATTTTGACTTGGTCTTTTAATCCAGCAACACGTACCATAAAAAATTCATCTAAGTTAGAACTTCCTATTGCAATAAAATTAAGCCGCTCTAATAATGGATTATTGTTATCACACGCTTCCTGTAACACACGGTAGTTAAAATCTAACCAACTTACCTCTCTATTATTATAAAAATTTGAATTATTAAGATCTATTTTCAACTTATCATTTGTCACATTCATCATCCACCTTATTCTAAGCGCTTGACTACAAGAATCAACTACCTAAGTATGCGAAACAGTCATTTAGAAGATAATGATTACTATTCCATTATTGGATGAACACGTAATAATCATTATCGATAGGAGATAATATAGTGATTACCACTTCTCATCTCCTATCAATGCTTCTTTGACTTTTTATCCAATAGTGATAGAACGATACATCTCATCTTATGCGCTTATCATACATATTTTCCAACTCAGTATTACTATACGAAACTACGCATTTATAAATTGAATATTAAGTTTGTCTTTCAACACTTTTTCCATATGCTTTTTCTGACGATTAGATTGATATATTTCAGCGATAGGATCACCTTCATAATATATCTCCAAGGTGTAATCCTGCTTGTTTTCTTGAAGTTTAATGGTATGAATAGGATTCGTGTTGGAAATATTTAAAGCATTTACAAACTTAACGATACCGCCTAAAGCTTGAATGTCACTCAGTTCGCTTTCCGAAAACCACTTTGTCTCATCACTATATACTTTAAGCATCGTTTTATTTTTAAAGCTCGTTAATAATGCTAAACGAACACGTTCTTTATGTGACAAACCATTAATACTTGAATTTGCAATGATATAGTAAGTATGTTGAGAGCTTGCATCTGAATCAATAAACTTACCTAAATAATAAAGATATGCTGCTTGTAAAAAATGTTCTTTTAGTACATCATCAATATTTAACTTCCCTAACGCTGTCAATTGTTCAAATAACGAACGTGCTAACTTCTGACGTTGCATGGCACCAGTTGATTCAATTTTATACTCATTTGCCAAATGTTTAAGCGCGTCCACCTGAACATTTTCTTTTTTGAACTCTCCATGATGTAACTTAGCAATCTGATTCATAATAAATCCTTCACGAATTCCTTTACGCGAAAATGCAAAAGCTTTTGCGCCAATCATATCATATAGGACATTAAACACTGTAACAGCTGGCATAATGATATCG contains these protein-coding regions:
- a CDS encoding RNA degradosome polyphosphate kinase, translated to MNVTNDKLKIDLNNSNFYNNREVSWLDFNYRVLQEACDNNNPLLERLNFIAIGSSNLDEFFMVRVAGLKDQVKMGYDKPENKSQLTPSEQLEAIERKNRQNVSFQYHRFNELIEELKAYDVFLVKPDALNETLIERLETIFLDEILPTLTPLGIDAYRPFPKLNNKTLNIFVDIDTGNEINSAIVQIPTLLDRFTTINEGNKQYIILIEDIITYFMGYLFRGYEIVSTYTFRITRNADLTIHEDGAEDLLIEIERFLKERKSGAAVRLEIDNRGQHNMNMDWLIETLELGHEDVYYTDGPLDLTMVFELVGHLSNKLRDLKYSRYTPQMPQSLGDNNVYDLALKRDIFFHHPYESFDPIVDFITEAAEDPNTMAIKQTLYRVSSDSPIIEALKNAAENGKQVTVLVELKARFDEENNVHWARMLEEAGCHVMYGMTHLKTHSKITLVVKRMNGQLVPFVHLGTGNYNDKTAKLYTDMGIITTNKQIAQDAMSFFNYLSGYSIKPDYQELIVAPYEIRDLFIERIDEEIESHKKYGNGKMMMKMNSLTDKALIKKLFEASQAGVKIQLIIRGICCLKPGIPGVSENIEVISIVGRLLEHSRIYYFYNNGDERIYLSSADMMTRNMIKRVEILFPILNKQIAQRLVDYMNLQLSDNQKARYQDRYGVYHYVENNLEPLNAQEYLMNEAMTYGIQLKKENMVETGQPVRPSSSWMSRFRKKLKR
- a CDS encoding GAF domain-containing sensor histidine kinase codes for the protein MEKPTRLALLKEIAEFLNEETELQSMLDGALDYLIEGSDFSTGWVFFIDEDGAHTLSAHRALPKALTNHHCKYMVEGTCWCVQSYHNKKLTKASNIISCSRINLASHEFAEETEDITHHATVPLRSGSEQFGLLNVATPHTTHYSDEDLELLESVALQIGSAIKRIDLTDQEKEAARINERNRLARDLHDSVNQMLFSLKLTAHAAGQMAQDDVSKRAFSQIEMTSQNAVNEMRALIWQLKPVGLEKGLIHALKQYATLIDIEIDVSVFGLIDLENKIETNIYRIIQEAMNNTKKHAGTNKVFVELAQDNEKFEMTISDKGPGFNIDYIDERTHHGIANIKQRVKMLKGQIVLQTDKGTVLHIEVPYKH
- a CDS encoding RluA family pseudouridine synthase gives rise to the protein MKIIVPQSFDNMTIRTMFQSLKLPKKEMHQLNMSKTITVNGESAHFNTTIHTGDQLVLPSSEAKSQYLPSYRYANIVYEDDDLAIVLKPKGVKTHPNDLKESNTLMNHIIYTLNCPYVEPIHRLDQETVGLLIVAKNPLVKKILDRMLEDNQIHRIYRAQVKSLLPIKPQTIDMPIGKDKFHPNKRRVSPTGQRAITHIIESEMIKEGVCQLYVKLDTGRTHQIRVHLAAIGHPVLGDPLYSDSTLRQLKLESYRITFIHPFTQQEISVSLDDVV